Proteins co-encoded in one Rhopalosiphum maidis isolate BTI-1 chromosome 2, ASM367621v3, whole genome shotgun sequence genomic window:
- the LOC113551064 gene encoding uncharacterized protein LOC113551064, whose translation MIFLYEKMYFGQIFFIFFNLYSNSMQLNFKWPESHIQLTPCHSTYTISSGNYVLDYDSKVTGNYHNDCTFLIEGPPGTQVQLNATITILNKTNEDECMDWIKFYDFYSNTTLVPLGEYCKSTNLTNLLTFSNIMYIVINISPTDLFQLSIIT comes from the exons atgatattcttatatgaaaaaatgtattttggacaaatcttttttatattctttaacttatatagtaatagcatgcaattaaatttcaaatggcCAGAAAGTCATATACAGTTAACTCCTTGTCATTCAACATATACAATATCTTCAGGGAATTATGTGTTAGACTATGATTCAAAAGTAACTGGGAATTATCaca atGATTGCACTTTTTTAATAGAAGGCCCACCAGGAACACAGGTTCAATTGAATGCAACAATTACGATATTAAATAAGACAAATGAAGATGAATGTATGGACTGGATTAAGTTTTACGATTTCTATAGTAATACAACATTAGTACCTTTAGGAga ATATTGTAAATCAACAAATCTAaccaatttattaacattttcaaatatcatgtatattgttattaatatttcaccaaccgatttatttcaattaagtataattacttaa